A window of Streptomyces sp. DG1A-41 contains these coding sequences:
- a CDS encoding CsbD family protein — protein sequence MAGEKKAKAKAEQAKGKAKETVGRAVGNERLETEGRTKQSKGDARQAKEKAKDVFKH from the coding sequence GTGGCTGGAGAGAAGAAGGCCAAGGCGAAAGCCGAGCAGGCCAAGGGAAAGGCCAAGGAGACGGTCGGCCGGGCGGTGGGTAACGAGCGGCTGGAGACCGAGGGCCGGACGAAGCAGTCGAAGGGCGATGCGCGGCAGGCCAAGGAGAAGGCCAAGGACGTTTTCAAGCACTGA